From the genome of Gimesia sp., one region includes:
- a CDS encoding integrase core domain-containing protein — protein sequence MTPSTRRPDSAWVTEQTKVFVNHVANRDERPTCLIHDRDTKFSVEFKQFLKNKDIQPKRLSIRSPNLNVRIERFVQTIKYEALNHFIAFGQRHLDYLVSEFVDYYNKHRAHSSREHLPPCCAEPPPEFETIKLNEIHCEEHLGGLIKSYKRIAA from the coding sequence GTGACACCCTCAACGCGAAGGCCGGATTCTGCCTGGGTCACGGAACAGACCAAAGTGTTCGTAAACCACGTTGCCAACAGGGATGAGAGGCCAACCTGCCTGATCCATGATCGAGACACGAAGTTCTCAGTTGAGTTCAAGCAGTTTCTAAAGAACAAAGACATCCAGCCGAAGAGGCTGTCGATCCGATCTCCCAATCTGAATGTCCGGATCGAAAGGTTTGTGCAAACGATTAAATACGAAGCCCTGAATCATTTCATCGCATTCGGTCAACGGCATCTCGATTATCTTGTTTCGGAGTTTGTTGATTATTACAACAAGCATCGAGCGCACAGTTCACGAGAACATCTGCCGCCCTGCTGTGCCGAGCCGCCGCCGGAATTCGAGACGATCAAGCTTAATGAGATCCATTGCGAGGAACATCTC